The following are encoded in a window of Microbacterium sp. LWO13-1.2 genomic DNA:
- a CDS encoding ABC transporter ATP-binding protein, which produces MTISFEGVDVALGGRVVLRGIDLTIGRGRIVGLVGPNGSGKSTLLRTLFTGRRPLRGRVCVDGDDVAELAPRVLARTVSVMLQDAPSDFDLTVRETVLVGRAPHRPPFTRDSPEDLRIVDESLRAADVADLGDRLMRQLSGGQRQRVMLARALAQDGEILVLDEPTNHLDISHQLDLMRVVTGLGKTVIAALHDLNIAASFCDDIAVLDAGNLVAFGRPDVVLTPARVSDVFRVTARVAVEEGTGARAMTFHPLTPSGGNPPPSSPRRTE; this is translated from the coding sequence ATGACCATCTCCTTCGAAGGCGTCGACGTCGCGCTCGGCGGTCGCGTCGTACTCCGCGGAATCGATCTGACGATCGGCCGCGGCCGGATCGTCGGACTCGTCGGTCCGAACGGCAGCGGCAAATCGACCCTCCTGCGCACCTTGTTCACCGGCCGTCGGCCTCTCCGGGGCCGGGTCTGCGTCGACGGCGATGACGTCGCAGAACTCGCACCTCGGGTGCTCGCACGGACAGTGTCGGTGATGCTACAGGATGCGCCGTCCGATTTCGATCTCACAGTGCGGGAGACGGTGCTCGTCGGCCGCGCGCCGCACCGGCCGCCCTTCACGCGAGACTCTCCGGAGGATCTGCGGATCGTCGACGAGTCGCTGCGCGCCGCCGACGTCGCCGATCTCGGAGATCGCCTGATGCGTCAGCTCTCCGGCGGACAGCGGCAGCGCGTGATGCTGGCCCGAGCTCTCGCGCAGGACGGCGAGATCCTCGTGCTCGACGAACCCACCAACCACCTCGACATCTCTCATCAACTCGACCTGATGCGCGTCGTCACCGGTCTCGGCAAGACCGTCATCGCCGCTCTCCACGACCTGAACATCGCGGCGTCATTCTGCGACGACATCGCCGTTCTCGACGCCGGGAACCTGGTGGCCTTCGGGCGACCCGACGTGGTGCTCACACCGGCGCGTGTGAGCGACGTGTTCCGCGTGACGGCACGCGTCGCGGTGGAAGAGGGCACGGGCGCCCGGGCGATGACTTTCCACCCTCTCACCCCCTCGGGCGGGAACCCCCCGCCCTCATCACCAAGGAGAACCGAATGA
- a CDS encoding ABC transporter substrate-binding protein translates to MKPRTRSASILMTALGGLSILGLTGCGAGVASAQPPSSSAGSVTIENCGRTVVVPEAPTAVVGLHPSQTELLLRLGLADRLVGQAQATAQALPADVAALAADVPVLGADSPPNREALLAVEPDFVYSPTTYEFTAEQGFASIEQLQEAGVAAYVATGGCFERRMEGTVDDLFIDLENLGTIFDVEDKAESLIEESKADLAVVDAAVEQVDDKLRVAQIYVDGTSLTAVGAGIEYDILRRAGADNVFSPEDAAFGDFFAAEITPESLAAESPDALVFAVTDPAHEAATRAYLTATFPDMPAVRDGRLIAISTADTFPGTLGNISVVRQIAQALYPDAFA, encoded by the coding sequence ATGAAACCCCGCACGCGATCCGCCAGCATCCTGATGACTGCACTGGGAGGGTTGAGCATCCTCGGTCTGACCGGATGCGGGGCGGGAGTCGCCTCCGCCCAGCCGCCCTCCTCATCGGCGGGCTCGGTCACGATCGAGAACTGCGGCCGCACTGTCGTGGTGCCCGAGGCACCGACCGCCGTGGTCGGCCTGCACCCCTCGCAGACCGAGCTGCTGCTGCGCCTGGGGCTCGCCGACCGGCTCGTCGGTCAGGCGCAGGCCACAGCGCAGGCGCTTCCAGCCGACGTCGCCGCACTGGCAGCCGATGTCCCCGTGCTCGGGGCGGACTCGCCGCCGAACCGCGAAGCGCTCCTCGCCGTCGAACCCGATTTCGTCTACTCGCCGACGACCTACGAGTTCACCGCCGAGCAGGGCTTCGCCAGCATCGAACAGCTGCAGGAGGCCGGCGTCGCCGCGTACGTCGCCACCGGTGGATGCTTCGAGCGACGCATGGAAGGAACGGTCGACGATCTCTTCATCGACCTCGAGAACCTCGGGACGATCTTCGACGTCGAAGACAAGGCGGAGTCTCTCATCGAGGAATCGAAGGCCGACCTCGCCGTGGTCGACGCCGCCGTGGAGCAGGTCGACGACAAGCTGCGTGTGGCGCAGATCTACGTCGACGGAACGTCGCTGACGGCGGTCGGCGCGGGAATCGAGTACGACATTCTTCGACGGGCCGGCGCCGACAACGTGTTCAGCCCGGAGGATGCCGCGTTCGGCGACTTCTTCGCCGCAGAGATCACCCCGGAATCGCTCGCGGCGGAATCGCCTGACGCTCTCGTGTTCGCCGTGACGGATCCGGCGCACGAGGCCGCCACCCGTGCGTACCTCACGGCCACGTTCCCCGACATGCCAGCGGTTCGCGACGGTCGCCTGATCGCCATCTCCACCGCAGACACATTCCCCGGCACGCTCGGGAACATCTCCGTTGTCCGCCAGATCGCGCAGGCGCTGTACCCCGACGCTTTCGCGTGA